A genome region from Alistipes dispar includes the following:
- a CDS encoding ROK family protein, which yields MKKLAIGVDIGGINTAFGLVDENGDLYAESVISTKKYPYVDDYPAYVQDLCDAMHAMAKSLSFDYELTGIGIGAPNANYHKGTVETPANLWKFRDGDPNPDESRRIFPLASDISNCFGGVKTLITNDANAATIGEMIYGNAKGMKDFIMITLGTGLGSGFVANGEMIYGDDGFAGEFGHVIVERNGRECGCGRRGCLEAYVSATGIKRTAFELMAKMTAPSKLRSIAYDDFDASMVSAAAEQGDPIALEAFRFTGEMLGRALADVVTVTSPEAIFLFGGLSKAGKLLFEPTQWYMEENMLFVFKNKVKLLPSGIQGKNAAILGASALIWQEAAR from the coding sequence ATGAAAAAACTCGCTATCGGCGTGGATATCGGCGGTATCAACACCGCTTTCGGTCTTGTGGATGAAAACGGCGACCTCTATGCCGAATCGGTCATTTCGACCAAGAAATATCCGTATGTGGACGACTATCCGGCCTATGTGCAGGATTTGTGCGACGCCATGCATGCCATGGCCAAGAGCCTTTCGTTCGATTACGAGCTGACGGGCATCGGCATCGGCGCGCCCAACGCCAACTACCACAAGGGAACGGTCGAGACGCCCGCCAATCTGTGGAAATTCCGGGACGGAGACCCCAATCCCGACGAGAGCCGCCGCATCTTTCCGCTGGCGAGCGACATTTCGAACTGTTTCGGCGGCGTGAAGACGCTCATTACGAACGATGCCAATGCGGCGACGATCGGCGAGATGATCTACGGCAACGCCAAGGGCATGAAGGATTTCATCATGATCACGCTCGGCACGGGGCTCGGTTCGGGTTTCGTGGCCAACGGCGAGATGATCTACGGCGACGACGGCTTCGCCGGCGAGTTCGGCCATGTCATCGTCGAGCGCAACGGCCGCGAGTGCGGCTGCGGCCGCCGGGGGTGTCTGGAGGCTTACGTCTCGGCGACGGGCATCAAGCGCACGGCTTTCGAGTTGATGGCCAAAATGACCGCTCCGAGCAAGTTGCGCAGCATCGCGTACGACGATTTCGACGCTTCGATGGTTTCGGCCGCCGCAGAACAGGGCGACCCCATCGCGCTCGAGGCGTTCCGTTTCACGGGCGAGATGCTGGGCCGGGCGCTGGCCGACGTGGTGACGGTCACCTCTCCGGAGGCGATCTTCCTCTTCGGCGGGTTGTCGAAGGCCGGCAAGCTGCTCTTCGAGCCTACGCAGTGGTATATGGAGGAGAACATGCTCTTCGTATTCAAGAACAAGGTGAAGCTGCTCCCGAGCGGCATTCAGGGCAAGAACGCCGCCATCCTCGGCGCCTCGGCGCTGATCTGGCAGGAAGCTGCGAGATAA
- the recG gene encoding ATP-dependent DNA helicase RecG, which translates to MKVRPGYTPGRRESEPRNPESRKTSYICPMEYLDNDIKYVAGVGEARAKVLERELGIRTLGDMLRHYPFRYIDRTRIYRIAEITDAAGLSYVQFRARVTGVGYAGAGRKRRFTACVQDPTGSAELVWFQGIKWIEKRIEVGREYLVFGRPSFYRGELSMAHPELETVEQALSHKAESGMQGIYPSTEKLSNVLGAKGMYQIVCNLWTLVRERIADPLPEALRTRYGLIPLREAYYNIHFPQSQELLRQAQYRLKFDELLGVQLNIQSRRTARLAKSDGFLFPKVGKAFNTFYNEKLPFPLTGAQKRVIREIRQDTVTGFQMNRLLQGDVGSGKTLVALMSMLLAVDNGFQACMMAPTEILARQHFTTIRRMLAGTEVTTAILTGASKARERREALEGIASGRVNILIGTHALIEDRVRFADLGFVVIDEQHRFGVEQRARLWTKNAQPPHILVMTATPIPRTLAMTLYGDLDVSVIDELPPGRRPVKTFRYTDAARLKLFGFMRQQIALGRQVYVVYPLIKESEAMDYKDLTDGYEAISRDFPLPQYVTAICHGKMKHADKEESMRQFKEGEAQILVATSVIEVGVDVPNATVMVIESAERFGLSQLHQLRGRVGRGGEQSYCILMSGEKLSRESRARLDAMCETNDGFRLAELDLKLRGAGDINGTLQSGMAFDLKIASPTADVQILTLSREAAVSVLEADPALATPENRGLQELRRRYSGREEMDFSRIS; encoded by the coding sequence CTGAAGGTTCGCCCGGGATACACGCCCGGAAGGCGGGAATCGGAGCCGCGGAATCCGGAATCGCGGAAAACTTCGTATATTTGTCCGATGGAGTATCTCGACAACGACATAAAGTACGTCGCGGGGGTCGGCGAAGCGCGGGCGAAAGTGCTCGAGCGCGAGCTGGGCATCCGCACGCTCGGCGACATGCTCCGCCATTACCCCTTCCGCTACATCGACCGCACGCGTATCTACCGCATCGCCGAGATCACCGATGCGGCGGGACTTTCCTACGTGCAGTTCCGCGCCCGCGTCACGGGCGTCGGCTACGCCGGAGCGGGACGCAAACGCCGCTTCACGGCCTGCGTGCAGGACCCGACGGGCTCGGCCGAGCTGGTGTGGTTCCAGGGAATCAAGTGGATCGAGAAGCGGATCGAGGTCGGACGCGAGTACCTCGTCTTCGGACGGCCGTCGTTCTACCGCGGGGAGCTGTCGATGGCCCACCCCGAACTGGAGACCGTCGAACAGGCCCTCTCGCACAAGGCCGAGAGCGGGATGCAGGGCATCTACCCTTCGACCGAGAAACTCTCGAATGTGCTGGGCGCGAAAGGCATGTACCAGATCGTCTGCAACCTTTGGACGCTCGTGCGGGAACGCATCGCCGACCCGCTGCCCGAAGCGCTGCGCACCCGCTACGGACTGATTCCGCTGCGCGAGGCCTACTACAACATCCACTTCCCCCAGTCGCAGGAGCTGCTGCGTCAGGCGCAGTACCGGCTGAAGTTCGACGAGCTGCTCGGCGTGCAGCTCAACATCCAGTCCCGGCGCACGGCGCGGCTGGCCAAGAGCGACGGCTTCCTCTTTCCGAAGGTCGGGAAGGCGTTCAACACCTTCTACAACGAAAAACTGCCCTTCCCGCTCACGGGAGCGCAGAAGCGCGTGATCCGCGAAATCCGGCAGGACACCGTGACGGGATTCCAGATGAACCGCCTCCTGCAGGGCGACGTGGGCAGCGGCAAGACCCTCGTGGCGCTGATGTCGATGCTGCTGGCCGTGGACAACGGATTCCAGGCCTGCATGATGGCTCCCACGGAGATTCTCGCCCGCCAGCACTTCACGACGATCCGCCGGATGCTCGCGGGAACGGAGGTGACGACGGCGATCCTCACCGGCGCCTCGAAGGCCCGCGAACGCCGCGAGGCGCTCGAAGGAATCGCCTCGGGCAGGGTGAACATACTGATCGGCACGCACGCGTTGATCGAGGACCGCGTGCGGTTCGCCGACCTGGGGTTCGTCGTGATCGACGAGCAGCACCGTTTCGGCGTCGAGCAGCGCGCGCGGCTCTGGACCAAGAACGCGCAGCCGCCCCATATCCTCGTGATGACCGCCACGCCGATCCCCCGCACGCTGGCCATGACGCTCTACGGCGATCTGGACGTCTCGGTGATCGACGAGCTGCCCCCCGGACGCCGGCCGGTCAAGACCTTCCGCTACACCGACGCGGCCCGGCTCAAACTTTTCGGTTTCATGCGGCAGCAGATCGCGCTGGGACGGCAGGTTTACGTCGTTTACCCGCTCATCAAGGAGTCCGAGGCGATGGACTACAAGGACCTCACGGACGGCTACGAGGCCATTTCGCGCGACTTCCCCCTGCCGCAGTACGTCACGGCGATCTGCCACGGCAAGATGAAACACGCGGACAAGGAGGAGTCGATGCGCCAGTTCAAGGAGGGCGAGGCGCAGATCCTGGTCGCCACCTCCGTGATCGAGGTGGGCGTGGACGTGCCGAACGCCACGGTCATGGTGATCGAATCGGCCGAACGCTTCGGACTGTCGCAACTCCACCAGCTGCGGGGCCGCGTGGGCCGCGGCGGCGAGCAGTCCTACTGCATCCTCATGTCGGGCGAAAAGCTCTCGCGCGAATCGCGGGCGCGGCTCGACGCCATGTGCGAGACGAACGACGGCTTCCGGCTGGCGGAACTGGACCTCAAACTGCGCGGCGCGGGCGACATCAACGGCACGCTGCAGAGCGGCATGGCATTTGATCTGAAGATCGCCAGCCCCACGGCCGACGTGCAGATACTCACCCTCTCGCGCGAGGCGGCCGTCTCGGTCCTCGAGGCCGATCCCGCGCTCGCGACGCCCGAAAACCGGGGGCTGCAGGAGCTGCGGCGCCGCTACTCGGGCCGCGAAGAGATGGATTTCTCCCGCATTTCGTAA
- a CDS encoding DUF3108 domain-containing protein, with protein MKRFLFTILLLAAAPPLAAQLYHPGEVLSYRVSYKAKMFPNTEVGTVEVATSEETHDGLTRYKVVGAGRTLPTYRWFFNLEDIYTVWVAADELRPVRFTSDIREGDYTFDSRYEYDWDRSVVRTRWRSRQRPYQEKEMPLTAESMDPIALFFSLRSASAEDFREGEPATLRMVLEDTVRLLHYRYLGRETKKIRNMGRFRTLKFNCQLGSSQGFSFTDGSVFTIWISDDENKIPLYIESPVRVGSINAYISGYKGLKYPMTSLVK; from the coding sequence ATGAAACGATTCCTCTTCACCATACTGCTTCTGGCGGCCGCCCCGCCGCTCGCCGCACAGCTCTACCACCCGGGCGAGGTGCTCAGCTACCGCGTGAGCTACAAGGCAAAAATGTTCCCCAACACGGAGGTCGGAACCGTGGAGGTCGCGACCTCCGAGGAGACGCACGACGGCCTGACCCGCTACAAGGTGGTGGGCGCGGGACGCACGCTGCCCACCTACCGCTGGTTCTTCAACCTCGAGGACATCTACACCGTGTGGGTCGCCGCCGACGAGCTGCGCCCCGTGCGCTTCACGAGCGACATCCGCGAGGGCGACTACACCTTCGACAGCCGCTACGAATACGACTGGGACCGGTCGGTGGTCCGCACCCGCTGGCGCAGCCGCCAGCGCCCCTATCAGGAGAAGGAGATGCCCCTGACGGCGGAGAGCATGGACCCGATCGCCCTCTTCTTCAGCCTCCGGAGCGCCTCGGCCGAGGACTTCCGCGAGGGAGAGCCCGCCACGCTCCGGATGGTGCTCGAGGACACCGTGCGCCTGCTGCACTACCGCTATCTGGGGCGCGAAACCAAGAAAATCCGCAACATGGGACGCTTCCGCACGCTGAAATTCAACTGCCAGCTCGGCTCCTCGCAAGGTTTCTCGTTCACCGACGGCTCGGTCTTCACGATCTGGATCTCGGACGACGAGAACAAAATCCCGCTCTACATCGAATCCCCCGTGCGGGTGGGCAGCATCAACGCCTACATATCGGGGTACAAGGGGCTGAAATACCCGATGACGAGCCTCGTGAAGTGA
- a CDS encoding aldose epimerase family protein: MKRTLIAAALLLAACGSDTETDEIRLLPAEAFRRTVDGKAVELYTLRAGDIALQATNYGGRVVALWTPDREGRYEDIVLGYESLDRYIDNRGERFLGAVVGPYANRIAGGRFTLDGKQYTLPTNDHGQTLHGGMTGLDRVVWDVVSADERQLVLGYLHKDGEEGFPGNLRIRMTYSVTPENEFRVDYEATTDAPTVVNLSHHSFFNLKGEGNGTVLDNELTLRASRTTPVDSLLIPTGETADVTGTPFDFREPHAIGERIGADDPQLRNARGYDHNWIADRTTDGDVEFVARLREPTTGRTLEVWSDQPAIQFYCGNFFDGSSVGKTGKPLRYRESVALETQKYPDSPNHPAFPSTTLRPGETYTHTCIYRFGAE, from the coding sequence ATGAAACGAACGCTTATCGCCGCGGCGCTGCTTCTGGCCGCCTGCGGCTCCGACACGGAAACAGACGAGATCCGGCTGCTGCCCGCCGAAGCCTTCCGCCGCACGGTGGACGGCAAGGCGGTGGAGCTGTACACCCTCCGCGCGGGCGACATCGCACTGCAGGCGACCAACTACGGAGGGCGCGTCGTGGCGCTCTGGACGCCCGACCGCGAAGGCCGCTACGAGGATATCGTGCTGGGCTACGAATCGCTCGACCGCTACATCGACAACCGGGGCGAACGCTTCCTCGGGGCCGTCGTGGGTCCCTATGCCAACCGCATCGCCGGGGGCCGCTTCACGCTCGACGGCAAACAGTACACGCTGCCGACGAACGACCACGGACAGACCCTCCACGGAGGCATGACGGGGTTGGACCGCGTCGTCTGGGACGTGGTGTCGGCCGACGAACGGCAGCTCGTCCTCGGCTACCTGCACAAGGACGGCGAGGAGGGATTTCCCGGGAACCTCCGGATCCGGATGACCTACTCCGTGACGCCCGAAAACGAGTTCCGCGTCGATTACGAGGCGACGACCGACGCTCCGACGGTGGTGAACCTCTCGCACCACTCCTTCTTCAACCTCAAGGGCGAGGGCAACGGCACGGTGCTCGACAACGAACTGACGCTCCGCGCGAGCCGCACGACGCCGGTGGACTCGCTGCTCATCCCGACGGGCGAAACAGCCGACGTCACGGGCACGCCCTTCGACTTCCGCGAACCGCACGCCATCGGCGAGCGGATCGGAGCCGACGATCCGCAGTTGCGCAACGCCCGCGGATACGACCACAACTGGATCGCGGACCGCACGACCGACGGCGACGTGGAGTTCGTGGCCAGACTCCGCGAGCCGACGACGGGCCGCACGCTCGAAGTGTGGAGCGACCAGCCCGCCATCCAGTTCTACTGCGGCAACTTCTTCGACGGGTCGTCGGTCGGCAAGACGGGCAAACCGCTGCGCTACCGCGAATCGGTGGCCCTCGAGACGCAGAAGTACCCCGACAGTCCGAACCACCCGGCCTTCCCCTCCACGACGCTCCGGCCCGGGGAGACCTACACCCATACCTGCATCTACCGCTTCGGCGCCGAATGA